The Pseudanabaena sp. BC1403 genome includes the window ATTTTTGGGTAAAGTAAAGCGCAACCCTTGCTTCAAATGTAGCCAAACGCGCTCAATTGGGTTTAATTCTGGAGAATGAGCAGGCTGAAATATCAAAATGATATTGCTCGGCAATCGTAACCGCTTAGC containing:
- a CDS encoding transposase, which encodes AKRLRLPSNIILIFQPAHSPELNPIERVWLHLKQGLRFTLPKNMDELRLLVKNRLSEMSKSVIASLVGRDSILDALSVASLL